One window of Nicotiana tomentosiformis chromosome 11, ASM39032v3, whole genome shotgun sequence genomic DNA carries:
- the LOC104111895 gene encoding kiwellin-like, which yields MFFSFNSISCLYIPAYLHIVFFTHQYFVLIFIKLHIFTNIATMVKLVFLFLYILAIFISSSWPGNAISSCNGPYNSLNDCDGQLICIRGKCNDDPDVGTNTCKGRNSPSVPSSPTDSTPAQLTLNDFSKGGDGGGPSECDEKYHDNSERVVALSTRWYAKGSKCGKMIRIMANNGKSVTAKVVDQCDSINDGCANNVVDGSIAVWRALGLDTDKGRVPITWSMA from the coding sequence ATGTTCTTCTCATTCAATTCAATATCTTGCCTATATATACCTGCCTATTTGCATATAGTCTTCTTCACTCATCAATATTTTGTACTAATATTCATTAAGCTTCATATTTTTACAAATATAGCCACCATGGTCAAGCTTGTCTTCCTTTTTCTTTACATTTTAGCAATTTTCATCTCTTCTTCTTGGCCAGGAAACGCCATTTCCTCATGCAACGGCCCGTATAATTCCTTGAACGATTGTGACGGTCAATTAATTTGCATAAGGGGAAAATGTAACGATGACCCTGATGTTGGAACCAATACTTGCAAAGGCAGAAACTCTCCTTCTGTTCCTTCGTCACCTACAGATTCAACGCCTGCCCAACTTACCCTCAACGATTTCAGTAAAGGCGGAGACGGTGGCGGTCCATCAGAATGTGATGAGAAATATCATGATAATAGTGAAAGAGTAGTAGCTTTGTCCACTAGATGGTATGCTAAAGGTTCAAAATGTGGTAAAATGATACGTATTATGGCAAATAATGGGAAGAGTGTAACGGCTAAAGTTGTGGATCAATGTGACTCTATTAATGATGGTTGTGCAAATAATGTAGTTGATGGTTCCATTGCTGTGTGGAGAGCTTTGGGTTTAGATACTGATAAGGGAAGAGTTCCCATCACTTGGTCCATGGCCTAG